Below is a window of Humulus lupulus chromosome 2, drHumLupu1.1, whole genome shotgun sequence DNA.
AGAACAATATTGGTTGGTAAAATTGTTAATCTTGGAACATCATGCGGGCAATCAGATTGTTGATTAGGTATGAAATACCCCATAATTTGTGCATTGGTTGCAAGAAACTAATGTCGGGGGTGATATTGACTATGATTCACATCGATATCAAAACTTATAACCATCAATAGTCAACTTGAACAGTCTTTATTAGTAAAATTGTATATCTTGGAACATTTCGGGCATAATGAAACCGTTAATTAGATATGAAATATCTCATAATTAGCCAAGGTTGTCAAAAACTACTACTTTAGGATAAGATCGGTGATGATTACAAATCGAGTttataaaattttcaaacacttttaccgGCGCATTTCACGAAATGCGCCACTATAAGTACTTTTCTCAGCGCTTTTCGCGAAATGCGCTACTAAAAGTCTAAACACATATTTGATCGCCAAAAGGTGAGGACTTTTGCTGGCGCATTATGGAAAAGCGTCGGGGAAAGTGATTTTTACCGGCGCATCACGGGAAAGCGCCGGCAAAAGTGACTTTTACCGGCATAAAAAAACGCCGACAATTatttagacttttgccggcgcgtttcatGAATAGCGCTGGTAAAAGTCACTTTTGCCGACGCTTTttcgaaacgcgccggcaaaaatcGTTTTTCTTGTGGTGACATGACTGTAAATTGAAGTGACTAGAAATGAGATTGTGTGATCTTCTTTTCGCATATAGTAAGCATAATATTAGTGGTGGCCGCCAAAGACGACGAAGTTATCATGGATGGAATCAATATATGCTTTTAGATTgtgatttaaaaaataatttgctaatttaattaacaaaattttGTATTTCCACACTTATTTAATTTAGAAAAATtgagtaaaaaatatatatagataaatataAAGTTTTATATACaattaattatgatttattttttctGCAAGCAAAAATTATAacttattttctaaaaaaaattattataaaaataaagaaaaaaaccataaaaatgataataaatttgAATTCTCATATTAATCATGTAAATTTTACTAAATTTGTTCTAttcttattattatatttaacaaaagttttacttttttaaaaaagaaattctCTCTGCGCGCGGTTTTATTTTCTAGTAATAAATATAAACAAGGGGGCGCATTACATTGTATATTGGGaactttaaattaaatataaGCAAACATTCTGTAGAACATCTTTAGCCGATCTGCAACTGTCgatgttttttatgttttattattatCTTGGTCTTGCTTCTGATTAATTACATGCATCGTTATATACagtcatatacatacatatatatatatgtacacacATCAAAATATATTACAAACCAGCTTCAAAATTATATATTGTGGCACCAGTACTATGTAATTCAGAAGATATTTGTTCCGCGAATGCTTAGTAATTAATCAATCGATTTCTTTTCCTGTGTAAATGTTAATAATTTATAATTACGTAGCATATACaaataaaatacatatattaAAACCTCTGTATATATAAGTTTCAAACACCTTCAAACAAGAACAATGAAATAAAAGCAAAGCAAAGGAACACAAACTCCCAAACATAAAGCTAATACTAGAAAAAGGTGACTTACATAGTAAGAGaaacaaataagaaaatataATAAGGATCGATCCTATGGAAATAGCTATTATAACACGATGCATAAACTTATTTATGGCTATATAGCTAGCCTAGCTATAGGTAGTAATATTATAAAATGACCATCCTCTACTAAAACCTAGCTATATCTAGCTATATATCAAAATGGGTTGTCTGATATTATTCTGCTAGAGTTTGATTTTTCGGGCATCAATGTCTGAAGATGATCATCATCATCCTATTAGAGTTTCCATGCAGAAGCCCAAACTACAGGCTCCTCTTTCCATGTTAAGTAAATCCCAGGAGAAGCGGTTGTAGAGGAAGAATCATCATACACTAATAACTGCCGTTCTGGCTGTTCTTGCTGTCGTTGATCGCCTCCTCCAATAGCTTGAGGTTGATGAACAAGTCCCCACCCAGATGGGTATCTCTTCAGCAAAGCCTTGACATCGTCCAAAACGTCATCGCTGTACCCAACCGGCGAAAACGACCCCCGTTTCAGCCTATCACTCCATTGCTTCCCCTTCTCTCTCCTTTCGCTGCAATCCcacgtagtagtagtagcagtagtagcgcTCCTTCTCCTATCATTCTTAATGCTGTTGTTGTTACTATCATTACTGTTATTACTATTGTTTTTGTTTTGGTCATCTTCTTCTTCAGGATCAGGATCATCCATGTCTTGATCATGATGATCTAATAATTGATCTTGATCTTGATCATCATCACATGCCAAAACCCTAACGATACCTCTTGAGCATTCTCTTTCCAACATCAGCTTCTCGTTGCTCGTCGCAGCGAAGCTCTCTTCGAGCATCTCAAAGTAAAGAGTGTAGAATCTAAGGCACTCCTCAAAACAACCAACGAAGTCGTTTCTCGTGGCTGTGAAATCCGCTTCCTCTTCAACAACCGTGACGATCCGCGGCTTCAGGGAACGGAAAGCCCTCATCGCCGCCTCCCTATCCTCTACCTCCGCTCTCCTCAGCGTTCCCACGCAGTTCACAGCCACCGCTTCGTCGTCTTGAATTCCGAGCCCTTCTCTCGTCAGCTCCCCTAACCTACTCAGCTCAGACACGACGTTTAACTCGAAGGGAACTCCCATAAGCCTCGCGAATTTCTCCATTCTCTGGCTTATCTCTTTCATCATTGGTAATCGACCACCGCCACCAGTAGCTACCGCAGCGGCTGCCGTGACCACCACGGTGAGCTTCAACTTCGGCGTCTCGTCGTTCCGGGTGGCCAAGGCTTCGAGGAGAGTAGGCCATTGAGTGCAAAGCGTGTTGCTTATGTCGATTATGTGAAGCTTGGCTTCTCCATCTAAGGCCTCCAAGATTGCTCCATTAGATGCCACGTGTCCAAAGGTGGTCCATGGACTCACTTCCTGGAACTTGAGAATTAACCTTCTAGCACAATCAAAAGAACGGGTCTTGTCCGCGACTGTCGTCAGCGTCTTGTAGCAGCGGAGGCCGGAGTCCGTGGCTTTGCAGAAGAGAGCCTGCAAGAAGTAAGACCCCAATTTCTGATCACAATCACCATAAGGGGAAGCCAACTCGTTCAACATCCAAAGAAGGTTGTGGATTTTGGTCGAATCCTTGTCGAAGATCGCTTTGGCACACTCCTTGAGAAGCTTTGGAGCCCATTTACCGGCTGCTGCCGAAGGCCATAGCTCGGCAGCCGCCCCGAACGCTGAGTCTGGAGAAAGGCTTGTTGAGGCCGATGGTGGCGGCGGTGGCAGCGGTGGAAGATGGTTGCTTGTAGTGGTGGTGGTTTGCATAATATTGTCTAGTAACACCGTCTCATCATTGTTGGTGCTGATGATGATGAGTTGATCATGGTGCTTGTTGCTGGTATAGGTGTTTGAGTTGAAATAGTACTCACGAGTTTGTT
It encodes the following:
- the LOC133818820 gene encoding protein SHORT-ROOT-like, whose translation is MDITLFTDISAKQQTREYYFNSNTYTSNKHHDQLIIISTNNDETVLLDNIMQTTTTTSNHLPPLPPPPPSASTSLSPDSAFGAAAELWPSAAAGKWAPKLLKECAKAIFDKDSTKIHNLLWMLNELASPYGDCDQKLGSYFLQALFCKATDSGLRCYKTLTTVADKTRSFDCARRLILKFQEVSPWTTFGHVASNGAILEALDGEAKLHIIDISNTLCTQWPTLLEALATRNDETPKLKLTVVVTAAAAVATGGGGRLPMMKEISQRMEKFARLMGVPFELNVVSELSRLGELTREGLGIQDDEAVAVNCVGTLRRAEVEDREAAMRAFRSLKPRIVTVVEEEADFTATRNDFVGCFEECLRFYTLYFEMLEESFAATSNEKLMLERECSRGIVRVLACDDDQDQDQLLDHHDQDMDDPDPEEEDDQNKNNSNNSNDSNNNSIKNDRRRSATTATTTTWDCSERREKGKQWSDRLKRGSFSPVGYSDDVLDDVKALLKRYPSGWGLVHQPQAIGGGDQRQQEQPERQLLVYDDSSSTTASPGIYLTWKEEPVVWASAWKL